One stretch of Oncorhynchus masou masou isolate Uvic2021 chromosome 9, UVic_Omas_1.1, whole genome shotgun sequence DNA includes these proteins:
- the LOC135546501 gene encoding microtubule-associated protein 6 homolog isoform X2, producing MAWPCITRACCINRFWSELDKADIAVPLVFTKYSDVAEVQHLHPQPPSRQKRTGPITIETQPSHSEPAAVAAKAPPATGAASGKHGCSASVMRQDFREWKDIRPEPSYKPKNEYHPSATPFNNVTQYQKDYKPWPVPKKGDHPWIPKPSPTASPGAQEGGAGTKLEHAATEPESGVEKSEIEEKVQEKESIERKKKPLKEKSVEKKVSAKTEGQPPAGATVEGKGRAAADALNRQIKQVVSTGTGSSYRNEFKAYKDVKPVKLTKPQSQYKPPMDEKDKTSLETSYSATYKGEQAKVQPTDNKLLERRRIRSLYNEPGGKETTKDCSETESSSILDLL from the exons ATGGCATGGCCGTGCATCACACGGGCTTGCTGCATTAACCGCTTCTGGAGTGAATTAGACAAAGCGGACATCGCCGTGCCTCTGGTTTTCACGAAATATTCGGATGTGGCCGAGGTGCAACACCTCCATCCTCAGCCTCCATCTAGACAGAAGAGGACCGGACCTATCACCATAGAAACCCAACCTTCTCACAGTGAACCGGCGGCGGTGGCGGCCAAGGCACCGCCCGCGACTGGTGCCGCATCAGGAAAACATGGCTGTAGTGCGTCTGTGATGCGCCAGGATTTCAGGGAATGGAAAGATATACGCCCGGAGCCCAGCTACAAACCCAAGAATGAATATCACCCCTCGGCGACTCCTTTCAACAACGTAACCCAGTATCAGAAAGATTATAAACCATGGCCTGTCCCAAAAAAGGGAGACCACCCCTGGATCCCCAAACCCAGCCCCACTGCCTCCCCCGGTGCCCAAGAAGGAGGCGCCGGGACCAAATTGGAGCATGCAGCCACAGAGCCCGAGAGCGGTGTGGAGAAGAGTGAAATTGAAGAAAAGGTGCAAGAGAAAGAATCCATAGAGAGGAAAAAGAAACCATTGAAGGAGAAGAGTGTAGAGAAGAAAGTGAGTGCCAAAACCGAGGGACAGCCACCAGCAGGTGCCACTGTGGAGGGGAAAGGAAGGGCAGCAGCAGACGCGCTGAACAGACAGATAAAACAGGTCGTCTCAACTGGCACTGGCAGCTCTTATAG GAATGAGTTCAAGGCATACAAAGATGTGAAGCCAGTGAAGTTAACCAAGCCCCAGTCTCAGTACAAACCTCCTATGGATGAGAAGGACAAGACCAGCCTGGAGACCAGCTACAGCGCCACCTACAAGGGGGAGCAGGCTAAGGTGCAGCCCACTGACAACAAGCTGCTGGAGCGCAGGAGAATACGCAGCCTGTACAACGAGCCGGGCGGCAAGGAGACCACCAAG GACTGTTCTGAGACTGAGAGCAGCTCTATTCTAGATCtgctgtag
- the LOC135546501 gene encoding microtubule-associated protein 6 homolog isoform X1, protein MAWPCITRACCINRFWSELDKADIAVPLVFTKYSDVAEVQHLHPQPPSRQKRTGPITIETQPSHSEPAAVAAKAPPATGAASGKHGCSASVMRQDFREWKDIRPEPSYKPKNEYHPSATPFNNVTQYQKDYKPWPVPKKGDHPWIPKPSPTASPGAQEGGAGTKLEHAATEPESGVEKSEIEEKVQEKESIERKKKPLKEKSVEKKVSAKTEGQPPAGATVEGKGRAAADALNRQIKQVVSTGTGSSYRNEFKAYKDVKPVKLTKPQSQYKPPMDEKDKTSLETSYSATYKGEQAKVQPTDNKLLERRRIRSLYNEPGGKETTKVDKTKTKPKKTPTTTSKMVKKVKEKTIAGALSTKKKTSTSTKPDESKPGGVISKKSKEISNRLAEAKK, encoded by the exons ATGGCATGGCCGTGCATCACACGGGCTTGCTGCATTAACCGCTTCTGGAGTGAATTAGACAAAGCGGACATCGCCGTGCCTCTGGTTTTCACGAAATATTCGGATGTGGCCGAGGTGCAACACCTCCATCCTCAGCCTCCATCTAGACAGAAGAGGACCGGACCTATCACCATAGAAACCCAACCTTCTCACAGTGAACCGGCGGCGGTGGCGGCCAAGGCACCGCCCGCGACTGGTGCCGCATCAGGAAAACATGGCTGTAGTGCGTCTGTGATGCGCCAGGATTTCAGGGAATGGAAAGATATACGCCCGGAGCCCAGCTACAAACCCAAGAATGAATATCACCCCTCGGCGACTCCTTTCAACAACGTAACCCAGTATCAGAAAGATTATAAACCATGGCCTGTCCCAAAAAAGGGAGACCACCCCTGGATCCCCAAACCCAGCCCCACTGCCTCCCCCGGTGCCCAAGAAGGAGGCGCCGGGACCAAATTGGAGCATGCAGCCACAGAGCCCGAGAGCGGTGTGGAGAAGAGTGAAATTGAAGAAAAGGTGCAAGAGAAAGAATCCATAGAGAGGAAAAAGAAACCATTGAAGGAGAAGAGTGTAGAGAAGAAAGTGAGTGCCAAAACCGAGGGACAGCCACCAGCAGGTGCCACTGTGGAGGGGAAAGGAAGGGCAGCAGCAGACGCGCTGAACAGACAGATAAAACAGGTCGTCTCAACTGGCACTGGCAGCTCTTATAG GAATGAGTTCAAGGCATACAAAGATGTGAAGCCAGTGAAGTTAACCAAGCCCCAGTCTCAGTACAAACCTCCTATGGATGAGAAGGACAAGACCAGCCTGGAGACCAGCTACAGCGCCACCTACAAGGGGGAGCAGGCTAAGGTGCAGCCCACTGACAACAAGCTGCTGGAGCGCAGGAGAATACGCAGCCTGTACAACGAGCCGGGCGGCAAGGAGACCACCAAG GTGGACAAGACAAAAACCAAACCAAAAAAGACACCAACAACAACGAGCAAAATGGTGAAAAAGGTGAAAGAGAAGACCATCGCTGGTGCACTGTCAACCAAGAAGAAAACCTCCACGAGCACCAAACCAGACGAGTCCAAGCCAGGAGGAGTTATCTCAAAGAAGAGCAAAGAGATAAGCAATAGACTGGCTGAGGCAAAAAAGTAA